A genomic window from Photobacterium gaetbulicola Gung47 includes:
- a CDS encoding putative pyridoxalphosphate dependent aminotransferase, class III (COG4992) produces the protein MNHYLQYCKPSLSAALTSIGLDKVYHRAEGQYLYYSNGLGAEKQVLDLLGGYGAVLFGHNDPAFRQQAVDLLQANTPFHHQFSIRNGAGALAEKLQPLLRKETGWPEPFRCAFTSTGAESVEVAIKHSEMSRGQKLELLSKQSERALEQLGLAFAENTTLSLALSEAQAMLHPELTNASSDQAIAYVSKHNASVLQQPPVFIALEHAFHGKLTTSIQLTHGIMYRQPFRRLGLRTEFVSIAQLERLCHGDTTWLDRPSLLLPKKTKKGLVLEEVAIPSVAALLVEPVQGEGGVYALTEADAKVLHRVRDMLGCPLIADEVQSGSGRCGSFLAGSQIGLKPDYVVLSKALGAGLSKLGVVAIRSGQYAEGFDILQSSTFAEDEMSCQLAAAYLDRLAEDDGRALSTVRELGEALLVALKELHQTYPDVIKDIRGKGLLLGVEFQDQDHAPAHLIRTSAYQGALGYLLTGHLLNEHGIRVAPPASAGNVLRIEPTILLTQQQIDELIYALERMCLALRYQDTGYLMHFLVHDEPHPTKEPKDFRPWYASLGIEQQYSQPADSKVAFVNHLISSDWLRQVDASLQHWTDAQCDDLVRRFAFDKRVAPFAPVRMQSSQGQTVDFILYPINSTSQQISEQLENNQLEPLRAAIDERLAAAKADGCKHAGLGMFTSIVMNNGKAAQTAGISLTTGNALTIAMAHEALVNAAQDRGHPIVSAAVIGAAGNIGSVYSLLVAEHCQQLILVGSGRQGSVKRLQKVAYQVYQAEWESLQDPRQPASGIASVLQNHQELIANWLSQMPDKTAGEAIFDWCQQYLSVGPVLISTDVAAISQADTVICASNASDAFIDIGMIQQSAIVCDIAVPHNLSDSVLGARPDIRCIRGGIVQTPHNESLDPRVRAYLGEGQVYACMAETVVLGMEQYPTHYSYGNLTKGQVKWIAQRAREHGMKLGKVKVSESM, from the coding sequence ATGAATCACTATTTGCAATACTGTAAACCCTCTTTATCGGCAGCCCTTACCAGTATCGGGCTAGATAAAGTTTATCACCGTGCCGAAGGGCAATATTTATATTATTCAAATGGCCTCGGTGCCGAAAAGCAGGTACTCGATCTCTTAGGCGGTTATGGCGCTGTGTTGTTTGGCCATAACGACCCGGCATTCAGACAGCAGGCTGTAGATTTGTTACAAGCCAATACGCCTTTTCACCACCAGTTTTCCATTCGCAATGGTGCCGGTGCCTTAGCTGAAAAGTTACAGCCTTTGCTGAGAAAAGAAACAGGCTGGCCGGAACCATTTCGTTGTGCCTTTACTTCGACCGGAGCGGAAAGTGTTGAGGTAGCGATAAAGCACAGCGAAATGAGCCGGGGTCAAAAGCTTGAGCTTTTATCGAAGCAGTCCGAGCGCGCCTTGGAGCAATTAGGTCTGGCCTTTGCGGAAAATACCACGTTGTCCTTGGCGCTGTCTGAGGCCCAGGCAATGTTGCATCCTGAGCTTACGAATGCGTCCAGTGATCAAGCGATAGCCTATGTCAGCAAGCACAATGCCAGTGTATTACAGCAGCCACCTGTTTTTATAGCACTGGAGCATGCCTTCCATGGCAAGCTCACTACATCTATCCAGCTTACGCACGGTATCATGTACCGCCAGCCATTCCGCCGTTTGGGTTTACGGACTGAATTTGTGTCTATTGCCCAGCTTGAAAGGTTATGCCATGGAGATACGACCTGGTTGGATCGGCCCTCATTGTTGCTCCCCAAGAAAACCAAAAAAGGGCTCGTACTTGAAGAGGTTGCTATTCCTAGTGTTGCCGCGTTATTGGTTGAACCTGTCCAAGGGGAAGGGGGCGTATATGCTTTAACCGAAGCTGATGCAAAAGTATTACACCGGGTCAGAGATATGCTTGGGTGCCCACTCATTGCTGATGAAGTGCAGTCCGGTAGTGGCCGTTGCGGCTCATTTCTTGCCGGTAGCCAAATTGGCTTAAAGCCTGACTATGTTGTGCTGTCAAAAGCTTTGGGCGCGGGCCTATCTAAGCTAGGGGTGGTGGCTATTCGCTCGGGCCAATATGCGGAAGGTTTTGATATTTTACAAAGCTCGACTTTTGCCGAAGACGAAATGTCTTGCCAGTTGGCTGCTGCATACCTCGACCGCTTGGCGGAAGATGACGGACGGGCGCTATCCACGGTCCGGGAGCTGGGGGAGGCCCTGCTTGTGGCATTGAAGGAGCTGCATCAGACCTACCCTGATGTGATTAAGGATATTCGTGGCAAGGGGCTGCTTTTAGGTGTTGAGTTTCAGGATCAGGATCATGCGCCAGCACATTTGATCCGGACATCAGCCTACCAAGGGGCCTTGGGCTACTTGCTAACCGGGCATTTGCTCAATGAGCACGGGATCAGGGTTGCTCCGCCAGCCAGTGCAGGAAATGTGCTCCGGATAGAGCCGACTATTTTGTTGACCCAACAACAAATAGACGAACTCATCTATGCCCTCGAGCGGATGTGCTTGGCTCTGAGGTACCAAGACACCGGGTATTTGATGCATTTCCTGGTTCATGATGAGCCCCACCCGACTAAAGAGCCAAAAGATTTCCGGCCATGGTACGCCTCTTTGGGGATAGAACAGCAGTACTCACAGCCAGCAGATAGTAAGGTGGCCTTTGTTAACCATTTGATTTCCAGTGACTGGCTGCGCCAAGTGGATGCCTCCTTGCAACATTGGACAGATGCCCAGTGTGATGATTTAGTCAGGCGCTTTGCCTTTGATAAGCGGGTTGCCCCATTTGCTCCCGTCAGGATGCAGTCCAGCCAAGGGCAGACGGTAGACTTTATTTTATACCCCATCAATTCTACCTCACAGCAAATTAGTGAGCAGCTTGAAAATAATCAACTGGAGCCACTTCGGGCTGCGATTGATGAAAGGCTGGCCGCAGCGAAAGCCGATGGTTGTAAGCACGCCGGGCTCGGGATGTTCACCTCGATTGTGATGAATAACGGGAAGGCGGCACAGACTGCTGGTATTTCCCTGACCACCGGAAATGCACTGACCATAGCGATGGCTCACGAAGCGCTAGTGAATGCTGCGCAAGACAGAGGCCACCCTATAGTCTCTGCTGCCGTCATTGGTGCGGCTGGCAACATCGGTTCGGTATACAGTTTGCTCGTTGCAGAGCACTGTCAGCAACTCATTCTGGTGGGGAGTGGCCGGCAGGGTTCTGTGAAGCGACTACAGAAGGTTGCATATCAGGTCTACCAAGCCGAATGGGAAAGCTTGCAAGATCCACGTCAGCCTGCCTCTGGTATCGCCTCGGTCTTGCAGAACCACCAAGAACTCATAGCCAACTGGCTTAGCCAAATGCCGGATAAGACTGCAGGAGAGGCAATATTTGATTGGTGCCAGCAATATTTATCCGTTGGTCCGGTATTGATTTCAACGGATGTCGCTGCAATTAGCCAGGCGGATACTGTTATCTGTGCTTCAAATGCGTCTGATGCATTTATTGATATCGGCATGATCCAGCAAAGCGCGATTGTTTGTGATATTGCAGTCCCACATAACCTTTCGGACAGCGTATTGGGGGCTCGGCCTGATATCCGGTGTATCCGGGGAGGGATTGTACAAACCCCGCATAATGAAAGCCTGGATCCCAGAGTAAGGGCCTATCTTGGCGAAGGTCAGGTTTATGCCTGCATGGCAGAAACCGTAGTGCTTGGCATGGAGCAATATCCAACTCATTACTCCTACGGCAACCTAACCAAAGGACAGGTGAAGTGGATAGCCCAACGAGCGCGTGAGCACGGTATGAAGTTAGGCAAAGTTAAGGTATCGGAGTCGATGTAA
- a CDS encoding putative beta-ketoacyl synthase (COG0304), with product MNKSAIAITGFGLVLPQSPSNPDAQSQSAPELIPRKLRRFSTRSIPTAVAACHQAVESCGLDEETLRDKVALYTAQSGYQHPDFDDFVDALKGWDRQVEPSLLATLWRSRQVNPFLITKALSNNLIGIISQIWRLRNDGVAFIRDQAGSVAALDEACFQLRAGYAEVAMVVMSGCDEDCYTAVAEQRPLPTNTEHTGAAVLILESRSHAKRRGANVQAWINSFSSNSQENAPRFDGAMFGERKGLEWGGIVMAMTQSLQHVLSEQYQGQWSVEADYGSKRTARAILRRDTE from the coding sequence ATGAATAAATCTGCAATAGCAATTACCGGTTTTGGTTTGGTTTTGCCACAGTCGCCTTCAAATCCTGATGCGCAAAGCCAATCCGCTCCGGAACTGATCCCCAGAAAATTAAGGCGGTTCTCGACCCGATCTATTCCCACAGCTGTCGCGGCTTGTCATCAGGCAGTTGAAAGCTGCGGGCTGGATGAAGAAACGTTACGCGACAAAGTGGCCCTGTATACCGCACAAAGTGGATACCAGCACCCTGATTTTGACGATTTCGTTGATGCATTGAAAGGATGGGATCGCCAAGTTGAGCCGTCGTTGCTTGCGACATTATGGCGGTCCCGTCAAGTCAATCCATTTCTAATTACCAAAGCCCTGAGCAATAACCTGATTGGCATCATCAGTCAAATATGGCGGCTGAGAAATGATGGTGTGGCCTTTATTCGTGATCAAGCCGGCTCGGTAGCAGCTTTGGATGAGGCTTGTTTTCAGCTGCGCGCTGGATATGCGGAAGTGGCAATGGTTGTTATGTCGGGCTGTGATGAAGATTGCTATACCGCGGTTGCTGAGCAAAGGCCCTTGCCCACCAATACGGAGCACACTGGTGCGGCGGTCCTCATTCTTGAGTCCAGATCGCATGCTAAACGGCGTGGTGCCAATGTACAGGCATGGATAAATAGCTTTAGCTCGAATTCGCAGGAAAACGCCCCTCGGTTTGATGGTGCAATGTTTGGCGAACGGAAAGGATTGGAATGGGGCGGCATTGTCATGGCTATGACACAAAGCTTGCAGCATGTGCTCTCTGAACAGTATCAGGGGCAATGGTCAGTAGAAGCGGATTATGGCAGCAAACGGACAGCACGAGCAATACTGAGAAGGGATACCGAATGA
- a CDS encoding putative 3-oxoacyl-(acyl-carrier-protein) synthase II (COG0304), which produces MVNQKVVITGMGVISCYGHQLADFWQAISHGKNGIKQWSEVEGTEFPVQYASTVDVCDLLQAFPNWPVDTKPVERRVLFGALAAQQALSDADIRCGEGIGVFSCSGVPEINDAELSQVNRNGIHAFSKQTMAAGANQFSALQSGNDNISVQIAHQSGATGPVVNINGACAGAAQSIGAAFQAIRRGELQQALAGGADSVLNARTMSGLFLLGATATANHRKNKLCCPFDAERGGLVAGEGGAYLVLESESSARARGARIYAEVQGYGSSMDAYKVTAPRPDGRGAQAAMVSALADAGIKPDAIDYINAHGTSTPLNDKIETAAIKTIFGYGSVSSKGENGSQLPLVSATKSMIGHWISAAAAPEAIATVLAIHHGLVPPTINLQNSDPLCDLDYVPDIARPYSLTHCLSNSFGFGGINSSLVFGKYNE; this is translated from the coding sequence ATGGTTAATCAAAAAGTAGTGATTACGGGGATGGGCGTGATCAGCTGCTATGGCCACCAGCTAGCCGATTTTTGGCAGGCTATTTCCCACGGCAAGAATGGGATCAAGCAGTGGTCAGAAGTAGAAGGTACAGAATTTCCCGTTCAATATGCCTCAACTGTTGATGTTTGCGATTTACTGCAGGCTTTCCCGAATTGGCCGGTCGATACCAAGCCTGTAGAAAGGCGTGTGTTGTTCGGGGCTTTGGCTGCGCAGCAAGCTCTTTCTGATGCTGATATTCGGTGCGGCGAAGGTATCGGTGTATTCAGCTGTAGCGGTGTACCCGAAATTAATGATGCTGAGCTTAGCCAAGTTAACCGAAATGGCATTCATGCTTTTTCGAAACAGACGATGGCTGCAGGTGCCAATCAGTTTTCTGCTCTTCAAAGTGGCAATGACAACATCAGTGTCCAAATTGCCCACCAAAGTGGTGCGACAGGGCCCGTAGTGAATATTAACGGTGCTTGTGCTGGTGCCGCACAGTCAATAGGTGCTGCTTTCCAAGCAATTCGGCGGGGGGAGCTTCAACAGGCGCTGGCTGGAGGGGCTGACTCGGTGTTGAATGCACGGACGATGTCTGGATTGTTTTTGCTAGGGGCAACAGCAACAGCCAACCACCGAAAAAATAAACTCTGTTGTCCTTTTGATGCAGAGCGTGGCGGGCTCGTGGCTGGAGAAGGAGGTGCTTATTTGGTGTTAGAGAGTGAGTCTTCTGCCAGGGCCCGTGGTGCAAGAATATATGCAGAGGTGCAGGGCTATGGAAGCTCAATGGATGCCTACAAAGTCACCGCACCTCGGCCCGATGGGAGAGGGGCACAAGCCGCGATGGTAAGCGCCTTGGCTGATGCGGGAATCAAGCCTGATGCGATTGACTACATTAATGCCCACGGTACATCGACCCCGCTAAATGACAAGATAGAAACTGCAGCAATCAAAACGATTTTTGGTTACGGCAGTGTAAGCTCGAAAGGGGAAAACGGCTCTCAATTACCATTGGTTTCAGCAACTAAGTCCATGATTGGTCATTGGATATCGGCTGCGGCCGCTCCAGAGGCAATTGCCACTGTCCTGGCGATACACCATGGTCTTGTTCCTCCGACAATCAACCTACAGAACTCAGATCCCCTTTGTGACCTTGACTATGTTCCGGATATCGCAAGGCCATACAGCCTAACTCATTGCCTGTCCAATTCATTTGGTTTTGGTGGCATAAATTCTAGCTTGGTATTTGGTAAGTACAATGAATAA
- a CDS encoding putative beta-ketoacyl synthase, translating into MPAYLKQGQQQLPGSMGWDVFFSQASFPVTALDNNTSLGLADQAAYLRDTDLKKIEVSRIVRKTSEKQSRWVIENSVNSWRMHFGEQSGGERAGLFLGLGTVDCDDDGAQISFRGDYNQLAREGLSQIKPLSGLTLLNSTTASHIAERLQITGANGVYSPHADAGGNAFAEAYFNLTENRCDVALVSGGSQKITPWYFLAYQSDLSGVSAQAWCPAEAVATVLLSQSPQSAEGVLLSVHRGFSANFQPSDYLLDQIALQLAQSRDGTSAEKPMQIIHVGLPEQAQKMVAPLSRFFPGAHQLLLDTVIGTTGPAGAAIGVNLALEILKRHEMLSSNQAQSNLDLELVDAPVLNAPDCVPLNCQHVLVACYGLQGQQVFLLIGGTSTANALVGDGKGAQHG; encoded by the coding sequence ATGCCAGCGTATTTAAAACAAGGGCAGCAACAGCTACCAGGAAGTATGGGGTGGGACGTGTTTTTCTCACAAGCTTCTTTTCCCGTTACGGCCCTTGATAATAATACCAGCCTAGGACTTGCGGATCAGGCTGCCTATTTGAGAGATACCGATCTAAAAAAAATAGAAGTGTCGCGCATTGTTCGTAAGACTTCGGAAAAACAGTCTCGCTGGGTGATAGAGAACAGCGTTAACAGTTGGCGCATGCATTTTGGCGAACAATCTGGGGGGGAAAGAGCGGGGTTATTTCTTGGCTTGGGCACTGTTGATTGTGACGATGATGGGGCGCAAATTTCATTCCGTGGCGATTACAATCAGCTTGCTCGAGAGGGGCTATCCCAAATAAAACCCTTGTCTGGCTTGACCCTACTAAATTCGACGACGGCAAGCCATATTGCCGAGCGGTTGCAAATAACGGGGGCGAATGGTGTCTATTCACCCCACGCCGATGCCGGAGGTAATGCGTTTGCCGAGGCGTATTTTAACCTGACGGAAAACCGGTGTGATGTTGCTTTGGTTTCAGGCGGGAGCCAGAAAATCACCCCTTGGTACTTCTTGGCCTATCAATCGGATTTGTCTGGCGTTAGCGCTCAAGCCTGGTGCCCTGCCGAAGCTGTAGCCACGGTATTGCTTAGTCAGTCTCCACAATCAGCTGAAGGGGTTTTGTTAAGTGTCCACCGGGGATTCAGTGCTAACTTCCAGCCCAGCGATTATTTGCTTGATCAGATTGCGCTTCAATTGGCGCAAAGCCGTGACGGCACATCAGCTGAAAAACCGATGCAGATTATTCATGTCGGGCTGCCAGAGCAAGCACAAAAGATGGTCGCGCCGTTGAGCCGTTTCTTCCCCGGTGCTCACCAGTTGTTACTTGATACCGTGATAGGAACCACAGGCCCTGCTGGAGCTGCGATTGGGGTTAACTTAGCGTTAGAAATTCTCAAGCGGCATGAGATGTTGAGTAGCAACCAAGCCCAGTCAAACCTGGACCTTGAATTGGTGGATGCACCAGTACTCAACGCTCCAGACTGTGTGCCGCTTAATTGTCAACATGTGCTGGTAGCCTGTTATGGCTTGCAGGGACAACAGGTGTTTCTACTGATTGGGGGAACATCAACTGCTAACGCGCTGGTTGGTGATGGAAAAGGAGCCCAGCATGGTTAA